In the genome of Populus trichocarpa isolate Nisqually-1 chromosome 6, P.trichocarpa_v4.1, whole genome shotgun sequence, one region contains:
- the LOC7455607 gene encoding putative pentatricopeptide repeat-containing protein At5g06400, mitochondrial gives MRQTFKLQSLSYKPLNSQLSAYQIFHFSSLSKSSKPSHSKKTQEPQLKGHAETKTINSLFKEITEILGADVVIPDRTPYGFFIPRETHVGDNEISGEFKYREEGVCGNAELNNGLQKEGSLLAFGDIKVGALNETDVSAVVHEITGIVRAENCTASMEERLDKVGFQLEPEIVEKVLKRCYKVPHLAYRFFNWVKTKDGFCHTTKTYNTMLYTAGEAREFSVVDVLLEEMEKYSCERDIKTWTILIRQYGKAKLIGKALLVHEKMRKSGCEPDVEVYEVTLHSLCDAGKGEIALEIYKEMVQREMEPNLSLYKMLLNCLAKSGDVSAVQSVADDMIRVSQIPEHDVHVCVLKSYCVAGRIREALELIRDLKNKEIQLDYEVSETLVKGLSRANRIADALEIVEIMKRKDFVDGKVYGIIINGYLRRNELSKALDLFQSMKEFGHLPTTSTYTELMQHLFRSNEYQKCCELYDEMLERGVEIDSVAVMAIVAGHVRQDHISEAWEVFETMEDKGIKPTWKSYSIFIKELCKVSRTDEIIKVLGKMQASKMFICDEIFEWVISCMERKGEMDNIRKVKQMHRICRLHSLNDEVSRNDLSREEELHVDSNCNESVQGRVDWNSVKPLSKAYDEQDLQEVLRILSSLEDWPIIQDALEKCTIQFTPELVAETLRNCGMHGNAALHFFAWVGKQNGFCQTTETYNMAMKVSGRGKDFKHMRSLFYEMRRRGFLIPPDTWAIMIMQYGRTGLTEIALKIFGEMKASGCNPNDSTYKYLIIFLCGRKGRKVDEAIKIFREMIRAGHVPDKELVGTYLCCLCEVGKLLEARKSVDSLCKAGFTVPASYSLYIRALCRAGMLEEALSLVDQVSTEKTTLDRYTHASLVHGLLQKGRLEEALAKVDSMKQVGINPTVHVYTSLIVHFFREKQASKALEIFESMKQEGCEPTIVTYSALIRGYMDTENVIEAWNVFHSLKTKGPAPDFKTYSMFLSCLCRAGKSEEALQLLSDMVDNGIVPSNVNFRTVFFGLNREGKQSLAQTVLQKKWALTSKRKFS, from the coding sequence ATGAGGCAGACATTCAAACTCCAATCTTTAAGCTATAAACCTCTTAATTCCCAGCTCTCCGCATACCAAATTTTTCACTTTTCCAGCCTCTCTAAATCATCTAAACCCTCCCATTCGAAGAAAACTCAAGAACCCCAATTGAAAGGCCATGCAGAAACTAAAACCATTAATTCACTCTTTAAAGAGATAACTGAGATCTTGGGTGCTGATGTTGTGATCCCAGATAGAACTCCATATGGGTTTTTTATACCTAGAGAAACCCATGTGGGAGATAACGAGATAAGTGGAGAATTCAAGTATCGCGAAGAAGGTGTTTGTGGAAATGCTGAACTGAATAATGGGTTGCAAAAGGAGGGGTCTTTGTTGGCTTTCGGAGATATAAAGGTGGGAGCTTTGAATGAAACTGACGTTAGTGCTGTAGTTCATGAGATTACTGGGATTGTTCGTGCAGAAAATTGCACAGCTTCAATGGAGGAAAGGCTAGATAAAGTGGGGTTTCAGCTAGAACCAGAGATTGTTGAGAAAGTATTGAAGAGGTGCTATAAAGTGCCACATTTAGCTTATAGATTCTTTAATTGGGTGAAGACGAAAGATGGGTTTTGTCATACAACGAAGACTTATAATACCATGTTGTATACAGCTGGGGAAGCCAGAGAGTTCTCGGTGGTGGATGTTTTACTGGAGGAGATGGAGAAGTACTCTTGCGAAAGGGATATTAAGACTTGGACTATTCTTATTCGACAGTATGGGAAGGCAAAGTTGATAGGCAAAGCCTTGTTGGTCCATGAGAAGATGAGAAAGTCTGGGTGTGAACCTGATGTAGAAGTTTATGAAGTGACGTTGCATTCACTTTGTGATGCTGGAAAAGGTGAAATCGCTTTGGAAATTTACAAGGAAATGGTGCAAAGGGAAATGGAACCTAACTTAAGTTTGTACAAGATGTTATTGAATTGCTTGGCAAAGTCAGGAGATGTTAGTGCTGTTCAATCGGTGGCTGATGACATGATTAGGGTCTCTCAGATTCCGGAGCATGATGTTCATGTTTGTGTCCTGAAGAGCTATTGCGTGGCTGGGAGAATTAGAGAAGCTTTAGAATTGATTCGTGATCTCAAGAATAAAGAAATACAGCTTGATTATGAAGTTTCCGAGACCCTGGTGAAAGGACTAAGCAGGGCTAATAGGATTGCAGATGCTCtagaaattgttgaaattatGAAGAGAAAAGATTTTGTTGATGGGAAGGTTTATGGGATCATCATCAATGGGTACTTGAGGAGAAATGAACTTTCTAAGGCACTCGATCTGTTCCAGAGCATGAAAGAGTTTGGACATTTGCCTACTACTTCTACCTATACAGAGCTAATGCAACACCTCTTCAGATCAAATGAGTATCAGAAATGCTGCGAGCTGTATGATGAGATGCTGGAAAGAGGAGTTGAGATAGACAGTGTGGCAGTTATGGCCATTGTTGCAGGTCATGTTCGCCAAGACCATATATCTGAAGCATGGGAAGTGTTTGAGACTATGGAGGATAAGGGAATCAAGCCGACTTGGAAATCTTATTCAATATTTATCAAGGAGCTTTGCAAAGTTTCGAGAACAGATGAAATTATCAAGGTTTTGGGGAAAATGCAGGCTTCCAAGATGTTTATTTGTGATGAAATATTTGAGTGGGTTATATCTTGTATGGAGAGAAAGGGAGAGATGGACAACATTAGAAAAGTAAAGCAGATGCATAGAATCTGCAGACTTCATTCGCTAAATGATGAAGTATCTAGAAATGATTTGTCCAGGGAAGAGGAGCTCCATGTTGACTCGAACTGTAATGAATCAGTGCAAGGAAGGGTGGATTGGAACTCGGTGAAGCCACTTTCAAAGGCTTACGATGAGCAGGACTTGCAAGAAGTTCTGAGGATATTATCATCCTTGGAGGATTGGCCCATCATTCAAGATGCCCTGGAGAAATGCACCATTCAGTTCACACCAGAACTTGTTGCCGAGACCTTACGCAATTGCGGTATGCATGGAAATGCTGCATTGCATTTCTTTGCGTGGGTAGGAAAGCAAAATGGTTTTTGCCAAACTACAGAAACGTACAACATGGCAATGAAAGTTTCAGGTCGTGGGAAAGATTTCAAGCACATGAGAAGCCTCTTTTATGAAATGAGGAGAAGGGGCTTCTTAATACCACCAGATACATGGGCAATCATGATAATGCAATATGGTCGAACAGGTCTAACGGAGATTGCTCTTAAGATATTTGGTGAGATGAAAGCTAGCGGTTGTAATCCAAATGACAGCACTTACAAGTacttgataatttttctttgtggaagaaaaggaagaaaggttGATGAAGCCATTAAAATATTCCGGGAGATGATTCGTGCTGGACATGTCCCTGACAAAGAGCTGGTTGGAACGTACCTCTGCTGTTTATGTGAAGTTGGCAAATTGTTGGAAGCCAGAAAATCCGTAGACTCTCTTTGTAAAGCTGGTTTTACAGTTCCTGCTAGTTACTCCTTGTACATTAGAGCGCTTTGTCGAGCTGGAATGTTAGAAGAAGCTTTATCATTAGTAGACCAGGTTAGCACCGAGAAAACTACGTTGGATCGGTATACGCATGCAAGCCTTGTGCATGGCCTATTACAGAAGGGACGACTAGAAGAGGCTTTAGCTAAGGTGGACTCTATGAAGCAGGTAGGCATTAATCCAACCGTCCATGTTTACACATCCTTGATAGTTCATTTCTTCAGGGAAAAGCAGGCATCAAAAGCGTTGGAAATTTTCGAAAGCATGAAACAGGAGGGTTGTGAGCCAACAATAGTTACATATTCGGCATTGATTCGCGGTTACATGGACACGGAAAATGTCATTGAAGCTTGGAACGTCTTCCATTCTCTCAAAACGAAAGGGCCTGCGCCTGATTTTAAGACTTATTCAATGTTTCTTAGCTGTCTATGTAGGGCAGGAAAATCTGAAGAAGCCCTTCAGCTTCTGTCAGATATGGTGGATAATGGGATTGTTCCCAGTAATGTTAATTTTAGAACTGTTTTCTTTGGGCTAAACAGAGAAGGCAAGCAAAGTTTAGCTCAAACTGTATTGCAAAAGAAGTGGGCTTTAACCAGTAAACGTAAATTTTCTTAA